In Kitasatospora sp. NBC_00240, the following are encoded in one genomic region:
- a CDS encoding glycosyltransferase, which translates to MTDGKYALIDLAMALSLLFSLMFVCYVVCLVVPFVRHKPRPSGDADDFRWHFFIPCRDEEAVIGDTLAYLRRHFPSTHLWVVDDDSDDATGGITAARQAADPYVHLVQRRRPDARTGKSEALNAAYRALVGWLPADAAFEQIVVGVFDADGHPEPGGLDVMAAGHLFGDPVVGAVQCEVRMRNRDERRPVPDGGRLRNLAARTLVRLQDLEFRTTTAAVQMARRHTRTVGMGGNGQFTRLSAMRAITEGGSGPWRGALLEDFELGLDLMLDGWRTAYTTDTSVDQEGLWSLRRLITQRTRWGQGNMQCTRYLARVWRSPKLSHSGVMEISYYLLLPWFQVSASLLFPVLLFWFARGMVQSDGGFLGGGGWGLFIGAALGITQFAMWGPIYRWRCERGVGFWSSLGWGLAYAFYIYIFYVTAWRALARIVTGRGQWAKTRRNAELRVEGPTAIEF; encoded by the coding sequence GTGACTGACGGCAAGTACGCGCTGATCGACCTGGCGATGGCGCTGTCGCTGCTCTTCTCCCTCATGTTCGTCTGCTACGTCGTGTGCCTGGTGGTGCCCTTCGTCCGGCACAAGCCCCGCCCGTCCGGCGACGCGGACGACTTCCGGTGGCACTTCTTCATCCCCTGCCGGGACGAGGAGGCCGTCATCGGCGACACCTTGGCCTACCTGCGCCGGCACTTCCCGTCCACCCACCTGTGGGTCGTCGACGACGACTCGGACGACGCCACCGGTGGGATCACCGCCGCCCGGCAGGCCGCCGACCCGTACGTGCACCTGGTGCAGCGGCGCCGGCCGGACGCCCGGACCGGCAAGAGCGAGGCGCTGAACGCGGCCTACCGCGCCCTGGTCGGCTGGCTGCCCGCCGACGCCGCCTTCGAGCAGATCGTGGTCGGCGTCTTCGACGCGGACGGCCACCCCGAGCCCGGCGGACTCGACGTGATGGCGGCGGGCCACCTGTTCGGCGACCCGGTGGTCGGGGCCGTGCAGTGCGAGGTCCGGATGCGCAACCGGGACGAGCGCCGGCCCGTCCCGGACGGCGGCCGGCTGCGGAACCTGGCCGCCCGCACGCTGGTCCGCCTGCAGGACCTGGAGTTCCGGACCACCACCGCCGCCGTCCAGATGGCCCGCCGGCACACCCGGACGGTCGGCATGGGAGGCAACGGGCAGTTCACCCGGCTCTCCGCGATGCGCGCGATCACCGAGGGCGGCAGCGGGCCCTGGCGCGGCGCCCTGCTGGAGGACTTCGAGCTCGGTCTCGACCTGATGCTCGACGGCTGGCGCACCGCGTACACCACCGACACCTCGGTCGACCAGGAAGGCCTGTGGAGCCTGCGGCGGCTGATCACCCAGCGCACCCGCTGGGGGCAGGGCAACATGCAGTGCACCCGCTACCTGGCCCGGGTCTGGCGCTCGCCCAAGCTCAGCCACTCCGGGGTCATGGAGATCTCGTACTACCTGCTGCTGCCGTGGTTCCAGGTGTCCGCCTCGCTGCTCTTCCCGGTGCTGCTGTTCTGGTTCGCCCGGGGCATGGTGCAGAGCGACGGCGGCTTCCTCGGGGGCGGCGGCTGGGGCCTGTTCATCGGCGCGGCCCTCGGGATCACCCAGTTCGCCATGTGGGGGCCGATCTACCGCTGGCGGTGCGAGCGCGGGGTCGGGTTCTGGAGCAGCCTCGGCTGGGGGCTGGCCTACGCCTTCTACATCTACATCTTCTACGTCACCGCCTGGCGGGCGCTGGCCCGGATCGTCACCGGGCGCGGCCAGTGGGCCAAGACCCGGCGCAACGCCGAGCTGCGGGTGGAGGGGCCGACCGCCATCGAGTTCTGA